A single Paraburkholderia sp. D15 DNA region contains:
- a CDS encoding AraC family transcriptional regulator has protein sequence MNTLADALEPNDSTLAGMLSHFRLLEPVFDAMPDIVFFVKDAEARYALVNRTLASRCGFKEKSALLGRTAEDVFPRRFGRIYTAQDKAVIDVGNQMIDQLELHLYPGRQPGWCLTCKQPLRDESGKVVGLAGISRDLKADESSHPAYSRLAAVVQSIQENYVQPLNLKQLAAMADMSVAQLERYFHKVFHLTPRQVLLKTRLDAATALLVSHDKVTDVAALCGYTDHSAFTRQFKATVGITPTEYRMLLHGTARS, from the coding sequence ATGAACACGCTGGCTGATGCGCTCGAACCGAACGACTCCACCCTGGCCGGCATGCTGTCGCACTTTCGCCTGCTGGAACCGGTGTTCGATGCGATGCCGGACATCGTCTTCTTCGTCAAGGACGCCGAGGCCCGCTACGCGCTGGTCAACCGCACGCTGGCATCGCGCTGCGGTTTCAAGGAAAAGTCCGCGCTACTCGGCCGCACCGCCGAGGACGTCTTCCCGCGCCGCTTCGGACGCATCTACACCGCGCAGGACAAGGCGGTCATCGACGTCGGCAACCAGATGATCGACCAGCTCGAATTGCATCTGTATCCCGGCCGTCAACCCGGCTGGTGCCTGACCTGCAAGCAGCCGCTGCGGGACGAGTCCGGCAAGGTGGTCGGACTTGCAGGTATTTCGCGCGATCTGAAGGCGGACGAAAGCAGTCATCCCGCGTACAGCCGGCTCGCGGCGGTGGTCCAGTCGATTCAGGAGAATTACGTGCAGCCGCTCAACCTGAAACAGTTGGCGGCCATGGCGGATATGTCGGTCGCGCAGCTGGAGCGCTATTTTCATAAGGTGTTTCATCTGACGCCGCGTCAGGTGCTGCTGAAAACGCGGCTGGATGCGGCCACCGCGCTGCTGGTGTCGCACGACAAAGTCACCGACGTCGCCGCGCTCTGCGGCTATACCGACCACAGCGCGTTCACGCGGCAGTTCAAGGCGACCGTCGGCATTACGCCGACCGAGTACCGGATGCTGCTGCATGGAACCGCGCGGAGCTAA